A DNA window from Zingiber officinale cultivar Zhangliang chromosome 3A, Zo_v1.1, whole genome shotgun sequence contains the following coding sequences:
- the LOC122052676 gene encoding transcription initiation factor TFIID subunit 6-like — protein sequence MSIVPKETIEVVAQSIGISNLSPEVSLALAPDVEYRLREIMQEAIKCMRHSKRMVLTAEDVDSALSLRNVEPIYGFASTDPLRFKRAVGHKDLFYLDDRDLDFKEVIDSPLPKAPLETAVVAHWLAIEGVQPAIPENSPAEAIVSLSENKKSENTKEDGLLVDLKLPVKHVLSRELQLYFDKITELTVTRPESNLFKEALVSLAMDSGIHPLVPYFSYFIADEVARSLNDLPILFALMRVVRSLLQNPHIHIEPYLHQLMPSIITCVVAKRLGSRITDNHWELRDFSANLAASVCRRYGHVYHNLQSRLTKTLINAFLDPSKALTQHYGAIQGLAALGPSVICLLVLPNLEPYLQLLEPEMQLEKQKNEMKRKEAWRVYGALQCATGKCLYDRLKMMPTLLSPPKQGVWRINPRIATSMIKRKLSTNNSSQQPPFKKMAVDGPAGTIQAIATTTATLQGAEDGFAPQSSGAGTGQSSAPGQVSIDSIGSRREKGGSGAPKGSAVLAQAWKEDLDAGNLLLSLFQLFGEGILSFTPSLEKSFFL from the exons ATGAGTATCGTCCCGAAGGAGACGATCGAGGTGGTTGCGCAAAGCATTGGCATCTCTAACCTCTCCCCTGAGGTCTCTCTCGCACTCGCCCCCGATGTTGAGTACCGTCTTCGGGAGATCATGCAG GAGGCAATAAAGTGCATGCGTCACTCTAAAAGGATGGTCTTGACGGCTGAAGATGTGGACAGTGCACTCAGTCTGAGGAATGTCGAG CCTATTTATGGATTTGCATCAACTGATCCCTTGCGGTTCAAGAGGGCAGTAGGGCACAAGGATCTGTTCTATCTTGATGACAGAGATTTGGATTTCAAGGAG GTCATTGATTCACCATTACCCAAAGCACCACTTGAAACTGCTGTTGTGGCTCACTGGCTTGCTATTGAAGGGGTGCAACCTGCAATTCCTGAAAATTCTCCTGCTGAAG CAATTGTATCCCTGTCTGAAAATAAGAAATCTGAGAACACCAAAGAAGATGGACTTCTTGTTGATCTCAAACTGCCTGTTAAGCATGTATTATCTAGGGAGCTACAG CTCTACTTTGACAAAATTACTGAGCTTACAGTTACAAGACCTGAATCCAACCTTTTTAAAGAAGCTTTAGTGAGTTTAGCAATGGATTCAGGAATTCATCCGTTGGTTCCATACTTTTCCTACTTCATTGCAGATGAG GTTGCTCGGAGCTTAAATGATCTTCCTATCTTGTTTGCTTTAATGCGTGTGGTTCGAAGCCTTCTCCAAAATCCACACATTCACATAGAACCATAT TTACATCAGCTGATGCCATCAATTATTACATGCGTCGTTGCCAAAAGGTTGGGGAGTAGAATAACAGATAACCACTGGGAACTCCGTGATTTCTCAGCAAATCTAGCTGCATCAGTGTGTAGAAG ATATGGTCATGTGTACCACAATCTTCAGTCACGATTGACGAAGACATTGATTAATGCTTTTCTTGATCCTTCTAAAGCACTCACACAACATTATGGTGCCATTCAAGGGCTTGCTGCGCTGGGACCAAGTGTG ATATGTCTTCTTGTTTTGCCAAATCTTGAGCCGTATTTGCAACTTTTGGAGCCTGAGATGCAACTGGAAAAGCAGAAGAATGAGATGAAAAGGAAAGAAGCTTGGCGAGTATATGGTGCTTTACAG TGTGCCACTGGTAAATGTTTGTATGACCGGCTGAAGATGATGCCTACCTTATTATCTCCACCGAAACAAGGTGTGTGGAGGATTAACCCACGGATTGCAACAAGCATGA TCAAGCGGAAGTTGAGCACCAATAACTCATCGCAGCAGCCACCCTTCAAGAAGATGGCAGTTGATGGACCAGCAGGCACAATACAGGCTATTGCCACAACAACAGCCACCCTGCAAGGAGCAGAGGATGGGTTTGCTCCACAATCATCTGGTGCTGGTACAGGGCAATCTTCTGCACCAGGTCAGGTATCGATTGATTCAATTGGCAGTAGAAGAGAGAAGGGCGGCAGCGGAGCACCCAAGGGTTCAGCAGTTCTGGCCCAAGCTTGGAAGGAGGATCTCGATGCAGGAAACCTCCTATTGTCACTGTTTCAGTTGTTTGGGGAAGGCATATTGTCATTCACTCCGTCACTGGAGAAATCTTTCTTTCTCTAG